In Elaeis guineensis isolate ETL-2024a chromosome 1, EG11, whole genome shotgun sequence, a genomic segment contains:
- the LOC105038987 gene encoding scarecrow-like protein 18 — protein MLTSLNSHTGGGGSTHHQPSHQSSPHGLISPSTHSSQLLISCAKLIHRADYSDARRIISFLSTISSPHGDSTDRLIHQFTRALSLRIDNLTHLLSPSLFSSNGDTLQSSYLSLNKVTPFLRFAHLTANQAILEAIDGRQSIHILDFNTLHGVQWPPLLQAIAERSDDPSNRPSIRITGTGADLDVLHRTGDRLEAFANSLGLRFQFHPLYLSTTNVDTGAGLRSFQLHPGETLAVNCVLFLHKLLKDGSSTDDPPCELMAFLRAVKAMKPVVVTVAEREANHNSPVFLQRFMEALDHYTAVFESLEATLPPKSQERREVEELWLGREIEDIVSREGEGRRERHARFEWWEGLMRDRGFSSVQLSPFAFSQAKLLLRLHYPSEGYQLQMSKNCLFLGWQHKPLFSVSSWN, from the coding sequence ATGCTCACCTCATTGAATTCACATACAGGAGGAGGAGGCAGTACACACCACCAACCCAGCCATCAAAGCTCACCACATGGACTTATCTCCCCATCAACCCATTCCTCCCAGTTGCTGATCAGCTGCGCCAAGCTCATCCATCGAGCTGACTACTCCGATGCCCGCCGCATCATCTCCTTCCTCTCCACCATCTCCTCTCCCCATGGCGACTCCACCGACCGCCTCATCCACCAATTCACTCGTGCCCTCTCACTCCGCATCGATAACCTTACTCATCTCCTCTCCccctcattattctcatccaaTGGAGACACCCTCCAGTCCTCCTACCTCTCCCTAAACAAAGTCACACCCTTCCTCCGCTTCGCTCACCTGACTGCCAACCAGGCCATTCTCGAGGCCATTGATGGCCGCCAATCCATCCACATCCTTGACTTCAATACCTTGCATGGTGTGCAATGGCCTCCTCTCTTACAAGCCATTGCGGAACGTTCTGATGATCCCTCCAACCGGCCATCCATCCGCATCACCGGCACCGGCGCCGACCTCGATGTCCTCCACCGAACTGGCGACCGCCTCGAAGCATTCGCCAACTCTTTAGGCCTCAGATTCCAATTCCATCCCCTTTACCTCTCTACCACCAATGTTGATACTGGTGCTGGTCTTAGATCTTTCCAACTGCACCCGGGCGAGACGCTGGCTGTGAATTGCGTACTATTCTTGCATAAGCTTCTCAAGGACGGAAGCAGTACCGATGATCCTCCGTGCGAACTTATGGCTTTCCTTCGTGCGGTCAAGGCGATGAAGCCAGTGGTGGTGACAGTTGCTGAGAGGGAGGCTAACCACAACTCACCAGTATTCTTGCAAAGGTTCATGGAGGCATTGGATCACTACACGGCGGTTTTCGAGTCTCTGGAGGCTACACTGCCACCCAAGAGCCAGGAACGGCGAGAGGTGGAGGAATTGTGGCTGGGGAGGGAGATAGAAGACATAGTCAGCAGGGAGGGGGAAGGAAGGAGGGAGAGGCATGCGCGGTTCGAATGGTGGGAGGGTCTGATGAGGGATAGGGGGTTCTCCAGCGTACAGCTGAGCCCTTTTGCGTTCTCGCAGGCAAAACTGCTGCTCCGGCTGCACTACCCTTCAGAAGGTTACCAGCTTCAGATGTCAAAGAACTGCTTGTTTCTAGGTTGGCAGCACAAGCCCCTCTTCTCAGTCTCTTCTTGGAACTGA
- the LOC105038988 gene encoding peroxisome biogenesis protein 5: protein MAMRDLVTGGAACAVPGTASSSSSNPFGGLANAILGSSSKAQELKGLPETSVNVPGSSSDFGPEASLTTIPGSEYESQQYQQLDAPTSEFLHGFRTADHGLEDAWDEIHRPPVLPHALGREGQPHFAEFEQIYDHGGSSILQPTWDGPPQRVLSSFLHSFVDSGRAGVPFRPTALPVLGLSEVDKQCIRDRSCIMARHIFADKSEEFISAQVNALLHSLDIDSDHRIRGPMNGPFRELEEYWNESQSAMKSGMPNSADRWATEFNQQRENGDPEAWAHSFEQLHGANGWASEFEQERSQMASLGQIRGGNMSNIAAMEQSRMLAHTLAQNTEPKFQNSKFLQFVSKMSRGELMVDENQIKPATGSITADWADEYQAQYNVGPNSWADQFAHEELSQGTDKWANEFAKEHPQHKVDDQWVNEFSKLHVQDWAEEFGQQVSDGLLGESSADNWADAYDKYLDEQLLASKQQSSTSRGVYVFSDMNPYVGHPNPLKEGQELFRKGLLSEAVLALEAEVLKNPDNAEGWRLLGITHAENDDDQQAIASMMRAQEVDPTNLEVLLALGVSHTNELEQAEALKYLYKWLQNHPKYGVLTPPEQADSLYYADVARLFNEAAEMSPEDADVHIVLGVLYNLSREYDKAIKSFQTALKLKPRDYSLWNKLGATQANSIQSADAILAYQQALDLKPNYVRAWANMGISYANQGLYEESLRYYVRALSMNPKADNVWQYLRISLSCVSRNDMFEACDSRNLDVLQKEFPL from the exons ATGGCGATGAGGGATCTCGTCACCGGTGGGGCGGCCTGCGCCGTCCCCGgcaccgcctcctcctcctcctccaatccCTTCGGCGGCCTCGCCAACGCCATTCTTGGGTCGTCGTCCAAGGCTCAG GAGTTGAAGGGGCTTCCTGAAACATCAGTTAATGTCCCTGGTTCATCTTCTGACTTTGGGCCTGAAGCTTCTTTGACAACCATTCCAGGGTCAGAATATGAGAGTCAGCAGTACCAGCAACTGGATGCTCCG ACTTCTGAGTTTCTACATGGCTTCCGAACTGCTGATCATGGTCTTGAAGATGCTTGGGATGAAATTCATCGACCTCCAGTTCTTCCCCATGCTCTAGGCAGAGAAGGTCAACCTCACTTTGCTGAGTTTGAGCAAATTTATGACCATGGTGGCAGTTCTATCCTTCAACCCACTTGGGATG GACCACCACAGAGAGTGTTGTCTAGTTTCTTGCATTCCTTTGTGGACAGTGGTCGCGCAGGTGTTCCATTCCGTCCAACAGCACTACCAGTTCTTGGGTTGTCTGAAGTTGACAAACAATGCATACGTGATCGTAGCTGCATAATGGCTAGACATATTTTTGCAGATAAAAGCGAAGAGTTCATTAGTGCACAG GTAAATGCATTGCTGCACTCTCTGGATATCGATAGTGATCATAGAATTAGAGGCCCCATGAATGGACCTTTTCGAGAGTTGGAAGAATATTGGAATGAGTCTCAAAGTGCCATGAAATCTGGGATGCCTAATTCTGCAGATAGATGGGCTACTGAATTTAATCAACAAAGGGAGAATGGTGACCCTGAGGCCTGGGCTCATTCTTTTGAACAACTACATGGTGCTAATGGTTGGGCATCTGAATTTGAGCAG GAACGATCACAAATGGCATCATTGGGTCAGATAAGGGGTGGAAACATGTCCAATATAGCAGCTATGGAGCAGAGCCGTATGCTTGCACATACTTTAGCACAAAATACCGAGCCAAAATTTCAG AATTCAAAGTTTCTCCAGTTTGTTTCAAAGATGAGTCGTGGTGAGCTTATGGTTGATGAGAATCAAATCAAGCCAGCTACTGGATCTATCACTGCTGATTGGGCTGATGAATACCAAGCACAATATAATGTTGGTCCTAACTCTTGGGCTGATCAGTTTGCACATGAAGAG CTTTCACAAGGAACAGATAAGTGGGCGAATGAGTTTGCCAAGGAACATCCACAGCACAAAGTTGATGATCAATGGGTAAATGAGTTCTCCAAATTGCATGTCCAAGACTGGGCAGAGGAATTTGGACAGCAGGTCAGTGATGGTCTTCTTGGGGAAAGTTCCGCAGATAATTGGGCAGATGCATATGATAA GTACCTTGATGAACAACTACTAGCATCCAAGCAACAGTCCAGTACATCAAGAGGGGTTTATGTCTTTTCTGATATGAACCCATATGTTGGTCATCCCAATCCTTTGAAGGAAGGGCAAGAGCTCTTTCGCAAGGGACTTTTAAGTGAAGCTGTTCTCGCTTTAGAGGCTGAAGTTTTAAAGAATCCTGACAATGCTGAAGGTTGGAGGTTGCTGGGAATAACACATGCAGAAAATGATGATGATCAACAG GCTATTGCATCCATGATGCGTGCCCAGGAAGTAGATCCAACAAACCTTGAAGTGCTTCTTGCTCTTGGAGTTAGTCATACAAATG AATTAGAGCAAGCAGAGGCGTTGAAGTATCTTTACAAATGGCTTCAAAATCATCCAAAGTATGGGGTGCTTACTCCCCCAGAGCAAGCCGATTCCCTATATTATGCTGAT GTAGCGAGGTTGTTCAATGAAGCTGCTGAGATGTCACCTGAGGATGCGGATGTCCATATAGTACTTGGCGTGTTATACAACCTGTCAAGGGAATATGACAAAGCCATAAAATCTTTTCAGACAGCATTAAAACTCAAACCACGTGATTACTCTCTCTGGAACAAACTTGGTGCAACTCAAGCCAATAGCATTCAAAGTGCAGATGCAATATTGGCATACCAACAG GCCCTAGACTTGAAGCCCAATTATGTTCGTGCATGGGCAAATATGGGTATCAGCTATGCGAATCAG GGTCTGTATGAAGAGTCCTTACGATACTATGTGAGAGCACTTTCAATGAATCCTAAAGCAGACAATGTATGGCAATATTTAAGGATTTCTCTCAG TTGTGTATCTCGGAATGACATGTTTGAAGCTTGTGATTCACGAAACCTCGATGTtcttcagaaagagtttccacTGTGA